Below is a genomic region from Lysobacter terrestris.
CGCCAGCGGCGGCGAGAAACAGGGAAAGCGCGGACATCGTTCCTCCATGAGGTTGCGTGATGGGTGCAGGGCTATTGGACGATACCGGCCCCCGCCCTGTCTGCGGGCTGCGCCGAAGCGTGGGTAGTGTGCAGGGGCGTCGGGCGGCGACCCGACAGCGCATCACGCACCGGGCGGGCCGGGCCTGAGGTAGACGATCAGGCACACCAGGCACAGCGCGAGCGCGGCGAGCGGGACGAACAATCCGACCAGCGCCGCCAGCACGAACAACGCCAGCGTGAACACCGCGCGTTGCCGCATCCGGAGTCGCGCCCAGGCGGGAACGGCTTCGTCCGGAGCGCGGCCGATCAGCTCCTCGATCAGGCACAGGTAGGCCGCGTTGACCAGGATGAAGACCAGCGCATAGAACGAGACCGGCGCGGGCGCCAGCCGGCTCTGCGCCATCCACGCGGTCGACAGCGGCACCAGCGACATCGCGAACAGCAGCGCGAAGTTGGTCCACAGCAGGCGCGGCGTGGCTTCGCGCGCATGCCGCAGCAGGTAGTGGTGGTTCATCCACACGATGGCGATGAACAGGTAGCTCATGCTGTAACTCACCCAGCGTGGCCACAGCGCGAGCAGTGCGGCGTAGGTCGGCTGCGCGGGCGGGTGCAGTTCCAGCACCAGGATGGTGATCAGGACGGCGAAGACGCCGTCGGAGAAGAGCGTCAGGCGTTCGGGGGTGGCTTTGGGGGGCATGGGCCGGTCCCGAGGGGCGGGAGTCGCGAGCAGGGTACGTCGTTCCGCTGCAACCGCGTAACCGCATAAGGCGGGCTTGAGCCTGCCCTAACCGACATCTATCGCAGGTGGGCCCTGGCCCACCAATGCAACGGATACAGCCGGCGCGGTGAAAGAGGCGCCCGGCACGAGCGTCGCGCGTGGTGGCGCTGACGAGCGGTCGTCATCGGCGCGGGTCGATGCCGAACCTGTAACACGCGGGTGATCGCGCCGACAGGCGCACGCAGGTTGCGACGCAACGTCGCAACGGCCTCGGTCGCGTCCGTTGCCCGTCCCTGGATTTTCCCGGCGCGCGTTTCCGCAGCCCTTGCCAGGCGCAACAACATTGCGGCGAACGCGCCCTTCGCTACGTTTTCTGGTGGCTCAAGGAGTACACATGAACCCGCTACTGCAATCGCTCAACTTCCGGCTGAAGCGCGTGTTTCGGATTGACGCTGCCGATGCGCCCCGTGCAACCCAGAAGGTCGTGACGCGTGAGGGTTGGCCGCCCTTGTCCGCCACGCCCTTGCTTCGCCGGCGGCGTACCGATGCACTGCCGTGGTTTCCGCACGGTCCTCGCGATGACTGGAAGCGCTAGGCCGCCTGGGGCGCAATGAGTGAGCGGCGACGCATTACGCCTGCGGCGGATGCGCGTTCCGGTTTCCGTGCAGGCGCCGATGGGGCGGCCCGGTTCAAGCTTTCGCCTGCGCCATGGGCCATTGCGTCCGCCGGGGGCAGCGGTTGCTACCATGACGCACCCGAGTCCGGGTACGTCAGGCGAGCATCATGGAAGTTTGCGGTCCTTCATCCCCGGCCTTCGTGCAGGGCCCGGCATGATTCGCGACATCCGAATCTTTCCGGAAGCGCGCCGGCTGGAAATGAAGTTCGTCGGCGGCATCGGCGTGCAGGATCGCCTGGACACGCTGGCGCTGGTGGCGCCGCTGATCGCCAACCGCACGCTCGACCGCATATTGATCAACTTCAGCGCGGCCTGGCATGAGCCGCCGCTGGACAAGGGCGGCGTCCCGTTCGAGGAAACCTTGCGGCAGACCGGTGAATACGCCGGGTGCCGCGTCGCGTTCGTCAGCCGGCCGCATCCCTATGCCGCGCCGAAGGGCGACGACACGACCGCGCTGGGCTTCGAGTTCCAGTGCTTTTCCGGACTGCATGCCGCGCAGGCCTGGCTCGAAGCGCCTTAACCACAATCCCGGGGAAAGGCCGGGCGCACCCGACCCTTCCCCTGCGCAGGATTACTCCTGCGGCTTCACGCCCAGGTAGGCGCCGGCCATGTGCTCGCTCATCCACGGATCGTTGTTCTCGATCTCGAGCGCGCGATCGAACAGGCGTTCGGCGGTGGCGCGGTCGCCCTGCAGCAGGTAATGCGCGCCCACTTCGGCCAGGCCCTTGCCGTCGTCGGGATTGCGGGCGAGGAAGCCGTCGAACAGCGGCTTGGCCTTGGCCCATTCGCCCGCTTCGGCGTACACGCGGGCGATGCGGTAGACGTCGCTGTCCTCGTGCTTGCCGTTGAGCAGGGCGTCGAAGATCGCCTGGCCTTCGGCCTTGAAGCCGCCCAGGTAATACACGCGGCCCGCGCCGATGCGCTCCCAGCTGCCGTTCTTGCCGGACTGCACCAGCGCCATCTCGAGCAGCGCGCGCGCGGCATCCTTCGGCGCCTTCTCGTGGTAGGTGGCGGGCGTCGGCCGCAGCTTCTGCGCGGCGAAGCCCACGCCGATGCCGGCGGCGAACAGGAACGCGGCGGTGGCCGCGGTGATGCGTACCTTCATGGATTGCTTCCCCTTGTGATGCGTGGAGGCGCGAGGCGCCCGGATCGTCCCTGGCGAACAAGCCATGGCCGAGGCGGAGTCTAGCGTCCGCTCCTGCATCCGCGAATGTGCCCGCGCGGCGGCGATGCGGTTGATGCACGGTGCGAACTGGCCGCGCCCGGGGCGCTAGACTCCATCGACGCACCGCCTGCGGAGAACCCCATGTTCCGGTTCCTGTTCGCGCTATCGATCGGCCTGCTGTTCGTTTCCCCCCTCTTCGCCGCCGACCCACCCACGCTGCGTGGGTACCACTCGAACGCCAACCGTTCCGACGCTTGGCAAGGCGGCGTCCGCATGATCCCCATCCACACGCCGGTCGGCGACTTCCGCGTGTGGACCCGGCGTGTCGGCAACAATCCGCGCATCAAGGTGCTGTTGCTGCACGGCGGGCCCGGTGCCACGCACGAGCCGTTCGAGGTATTCGATTCGTTCCTGCCCGCCGAGGGCGTCGAGTACTACTACTACGACCAGCTCGGTTCCTACTACAGCGACCAACCCGACGATCCGAAGTTGCTGGCGATCGATCGCTTCGTCGACGAAGTGGAGCAGGTGCGCCAAGCGCTCGGCCTGGACAAGGACAACTTCTACCTGCTTGGCCATTCGTGGGGCGGCATCCTCGCGATGGAGTACGCGCTCAAGCACCAGGAGCATCTCAAGGGCCTGGTGATCTCCAACATGATGTCGAGCATTCCGGCGTACAACCGGTATGCGAACGACGTGCTCATGCCGCAGCTCGATCCGGCGGCGCTCGCCGAACTGCGCAGGCTCGACGCGGCGAAGGACTACGCGAACCCGCGCTTCGAGGAGCTGCTGGTTCCGCACTACGAGCAGCACTTCCTGCGCCGTCCGATCGCCGAGTGGCCGGAGCCGGTGCTGCGCGGTTTCGTCAAGCACCTGAACCGCAAGGTCTACGTGCCGATGCAGGGGCCGAGCGAGCTCGGCGCCGGCGGCGTCCTCGCCGACTGGGATCGTACCGGCGAGCTGGCCAGGATCACCGTTCCCACGCTCGTCATCGGCGCGAAGTACGACACGATGGATCCGGCGTGGATGGAGATGATGAGCAAGCGCCTGCCGCACGGCGAGTACCTCTACCTGCGCAACGGCAGCCACGCGGCGTTCTACGACGACCAGGACGCTTACTTCGCCGGGTTGCTGAAGTTCCTGCGAGAGGTCGACGGCGCCCGTTAGCACCGCCCCGGAGAACCGCCGTGTCCAGCCTGCACGAACGCATCGCCAGCAGCTTCGCCGCGCAAGGTCTGATGACGACGCTGGGCGCGCAATTGCTGCACATCGCGCCCGGCGAAGTGCGGATTGCGCTGCTGCCGCGCCCGGAGCTGTCGCAGCAGCACGGCTACATCCATGCCGGCGCGCTCACCAGCGTGCTCGACAGCGCCTGCGGTTACGCCGCGCTGACCGTCGCGCCTGCGGAGTGCGACG
It encodes:
- a CDS encoding TMEM175 family protein, which produces MPPKATPERLTLFSDGVFAVLITILVLELHPPAQPTYAALLALWPRWVSYSMSYLFIAIVWMNHHYLLRHAREATPRLLWTNFALLFAMSLVPLSTAWMAQSRLAPAPVSFYALVFILVNAAYLCLIEELIGRAPDEAVPAWARLRMRQRAVFTLALFVLAALVGLFVPLAALALCLVCLIVYLRPGPPGA
- a CDS encoding tetratricopeptide repeat protein — protein: MKVRITAATAAFLFAAGIGVGFAAQKLRPTPATYHEKAPKDAARALLEMALVQSGKNGSWERIGAGRVYYLGGFKAEGQAIFDALLNGKHEDSDVYRIARVYAEAGEWAKAKPLFDGFLARNPDDGKGLAEVGAHYLLQGDRATAERLFDRALEIENNDPWMSEHMAGAYLGVKPQE
- a CDS encoding proline iminopeptidase-family hydrolase, with translation MFRFLFALSIGLLFVSPLFAADPPTLRGYHSNANRSDAWQGGVRMIPIHTPVGDFRVWTRRVGNNPRIKVLLLHGGPGATHEPFEVFDSFLPAEGVEYYYYDQLGSYYSDQPDDPKLLAIDRFVDEVEQVRQALGLDKDNFYLLGHSWGGILAMEYALKHQEHLKGLVISNMMSSIPAYNRYANDVLMPQLDPAALAELRRLDAAKDYANPRFEELLVPHYEQHFLRRPIAEWPEPVLRGFVKHLNRKVYVPMQGPSELGAGGVLADWDRTGELARITVPTLVIGAKYDTMDPAWMEMMSKRLPHGEYLYLRNGSHAAFYDDQDAYFAGLLKFLREVDGAR
- a CDS encoding PaaI family thioesterase, whose protein sequence is MSSLHERIASSFAAQGLMTTLGAQLLHIAPGEVRIALLPRPELSQQHGYIHAGALTSVLDSACGYAALTVAPAECDVLTVEFKINFVRSAVADRFVAIGRVTKAGRTLTVCQGEVVGESDSGQETIAVMQATIINLAGGR